A stretch of the uncultured Bacteroides sp. genome encodes the following:
- a CDS encoding succinate dehydrogenase/fumarate reductase cytochrome b subunit encodes MWLTDSSVGRKVVMSVSGLFLVLFLTFHMAMNLVAVFSEDGYNMVCEFLGANWYALAGTLVLAAGFAVHIIYAFWLTMQNRKARGNESYAVVEKPKNVEWASQNMLVLGIIVILFFVLHLAQFWFKMQFVEISGLESINSAPQDGAALIRDTFANPLFAVLYLVWFVAIWFHLTHGFWSALQTVGWSNKIWFERWKCISNIFATVIFLGFALVVVAFYIKYGIMG; translated from the coding sequence ATGTGGTTAACTGATTCATCTGTAGGAAGGAAAGTAGTCATGAGCGTATCAGGGCTATTCCTCGTCCTTTTTCTAACATTTCACATGGCGATGAACCTAGTGGCAGTTTTCTCTGAAGACGGCTACAACATGGTTTGTGAGTTCTTGGGAGCAAATTGGTATGCTTTAGCTGGTACTCTGGTTTTAGCTGCAGGTTTTGCAGTTCACATTATTTACGCATTTTGGCTGACAATGCAAAATCGCAAAGCTCGCGGTAATGAAAGCTATGCAGTAGTAGAAAAGCCAAAAAATGTAGAGTGGGCTTCTCAAAACATGTTAGTTTTGGGTATTATTGTTATTCTTTTCTTCGTTCTTCACCTTGCACAATTCTGGTTCAAGATGCAGTTTGTAGAAATAAGTGGTCTTGAAAGTATTAATTCTGCTCCACAAGATGGTGCTGCATTAATAAGAGACACATTTGCCAATCCTTTATTCGCTGTACTTTACCTTGTTTGGTTCGTTGCAATCTGGTTCCACCTTACTCATGGCTTCTGGAGTGCTCTTCAAACAGTAGGTTGGAGCAATAAGATCTGGTTCGAACGTTGGAAATGTATTTCTAACATCTTTGCAACTGTAATCTTCTTAGGCTTTGCTTTAGTAGTAGTAGCTTTCTACATTAAATACGGCATAATGGGTTAA
- the rplJ gene encoding 50S ribosomal protein L10, with product MRKEDKKTVIEQITATAKEYPHFYLVDTTAMNAASTSALRRKCFEADIKLLVVKNTLLHKVLESLEADYSPLYGSLKGSTTVMFTNTGNAPAKLIKSVAKEGIPGLKAAYVEESFYVGADQLEALINIKSKNEVIADVIALLQSPAKNVISALQSGGNTLHGVLKTLGER from the coding sequence ATGAGAAAGGAAGATAAAAAAACAGTAATTGAACAGATTACTGCAACTGCAAAAGAATACCCTCACTTCTATCTTGTAGACACTACTGCTATGAATGCAGCATCTACAAGTGCTTTAAGAAGGAAATGTTTTGAAGCTGACATTAAATTGTTAGTTGTAAAAAACACTTTACTTCACAAAGTATTAGAAAGTTTAGAAGCTGATTATTCTCCTTTGTACGGATCATTAAAGGGATCTACTACCGTTATGTTTACTAACACCGGTAATGCTCCTGCTAAATTGATCAAGAGTGTAGCTAAAGAAGGTATACCTGGGCTTAAGGCCGCATATGTAGAAGAAAGTTTCTATGTAGGTGCTGACCAGTTAGAAGCTCTTATCAACATCAAGAGTAAAAATGAGGTTATTGCTGATGTTATTGCTTTGTTGCAATCTCCAGCCAAGAATGTTATTTCTGCTCTTCAATCAGGTGGAAACACCCTTCACGGAGTTCTAAAGACTCTTGGTGAAAGATAA
- the rpoB gene encoding DNA-directed RNA polymerase subunit beta, with the protein MSSNTVNQRVNFASIKNPFEYPDFLEVQLKSFKDFLQLDTPPEKRKNEGLYKVFAENFPIADTRNNFVLEFLDYYIDPPRYSIDDCIERGLTYSVPLKAKLKLYCTDPDHEDFDTVIQDVFLGPIPYMTDKATFVINGAERVVVSQLHRSPGVFFGQSVHANGTKLYSARIIPFKGSWIEFATDINNVMYAYIDRKKKLPVTTLLRAIGFEKDKDILEIFNLAEDIKVNKSNLKKIVGRKLAARVLKTWVEDFVDEDTGEVVSIERNEVIIDRETVLEQEHIDEIFESGVQSILVHKEEPNQSDYSIIYNTLQKDPSNSEKEAVLYIYRQLRNADPADDASAREVINNLFFSEKRYDLGEVGRYRINKKLNLTTSMDVKVLTKEDIIEIIKYLIELINSKAIVDDIDHLSNRRVRTVGEQLSNQFAIGLARMSRTIRERMNVRDNEVFTPIDLINAKTISSVINTFFGTNALSQFMDQTNPLAEITHKRRMSALGPGGLSRERAGFEVRDVHYTHYGRLCPIETPEGPNIGLISSLCVYAKINDLGFIETPYRKVADNKVDITAEGLTYLTAEEEEGKIIAQGNAVLDDDGKFINNRINSRQDADFPVVDPSEVELMDVAPQQIASIAASLIPFLEHDDANRALMGSNMMRQAVPLLKCESPIVGTGIERQLVQDSRTQIAAEGDGIIDFVDATVIRVLYDRTDDESFVSFNSALKEYRVPKFRKTNQNMTIDLRPTCSKGQRVKSGDILTEGYSTQNGELALGKNLLVAFMPWKGYNYEDAIVLNERVVREDILTSVHVEEYSLEVRETKRGMEELTSDIPNVSEEATKDLDENGIVRIGARIQPGDILIGKITPKGESDPSPEEKLLRAIFGDKAGDVKDASLKASPSLKGVIIDKRLFSRVVKNRSSKLADKALLPKIDDEFEAKVDDLKSILIEKLLILTEGKPSQGVKDYLGADVVAKGATFTAPILSNLDYTSIQISKWTADAHKNDMIRDLILNYLKKYKELDAELKRKKFSITIGDELPAGIIQMAKVYIAKKRKISVGDKMAGRHGNKGIVSRIVRQEDMPFLADGTPVDIVLNPLGVPSRMNLGQIFETVLGWAGKGLGVKFATPIFDGATLDNITEWTDKAGVPRFGKSYLCDGGTGDRFDQPATVGIIYMLKLGHMVEDKMHARSIGPYSLITQQPLGGKAQFGGQRFGEMEVWALEAFGASHILQEILTIKSDDVVGRSKAYEAIVKGDPMPQPGIPESLNVLLHELRGLGLSINLE; encoded by the coding sequence ATGTCTTCAAATACTGTAAATCAAAGAGTTAATTTTGCTTCTATCAAGAATCCGTTTGAATATCCTGATTTCTTAGAAGTACAATTGAAGTCATTCAAAGACTTTCTACAATTAGATACCCCACCTGAAAAGCGTAAAAATGAGGGATTGTACAAAGTATTTGCTGAAAACTTCCCTATAGCCGACACAAGAAATAATTTTGTTCTTGAGTTTCTGGACTACTATATTGACCCACCTAGATACTCAATCGATGATTGTATCGAACGTGGACTAACTTATAGTGTTCCTTTAAAAGCAAAACTCAAGTTATACTGCACAGACCCGGACCATGAAGACTTTGACACTGTTATTCAGGACGTGTTCCTAGGCCCTATTCCTTACATGACGGATAAAGCTACATTCGTTATTAATGGTGCAGAACGCGTTGTAGTATCTCAGCTACACCGTTCACCAGGTGTCTTTTTCGGTCAAAGTGTCCACGCAAACGGTACTAAACTTTATTCAGCTCGTATAATCCCATTCAAAGGATCATGGATTGAATTCGCAACAGACATTAATAATGTGATGTATGCGTATATTGACCGTAAAAAGAAATTGCCTGTTACCACTCTTTTGAGAGCAATAGGCTTTGAAAAGGATAAAGATATTCTAGAAATCTTCAATCTAGCTGAAGATATCAAAGTAAACAAGAGTAATCTTAAAAAGATCGTTGGCAGAAAACTTGCAGCAAGAGTTTTGAAAACTTGGGTAGAAGACTTTGTAGATGAAGATACAGGTGAAGTAGTGTCTATCGAACGTAATGAAGTTATTATCGATCGTGAGACTGTACTGGAACAAGAGCATATTGATGAAATTTTTGAGTCCGGTGTTCAAAGTATACTTGTACATAAAGAAGAACCAAATCAGTCAGATTATTCAATAATCTACAATACACTTCAGAAAGACCCTAGTAACTCTGAAAAAGAAGCAGTATTATACATTTACAGACAGCTTCGTAATGCAGATCCTGCAGATGATGCGAGTGCGCGTGAAGTTATTAATAATCTGTTCTTCTCAGAAAAGAGATATGATCTAGGCGAAGTTGGTAGATATAGAATCAATAAAAAGTTGAATCTTACAACCAGCATGGATGTTAAGGTTCTAACTAAAGAAGATATTATTGAGATTATCAAATATTTAATTGAGTTAATCAATTCAAAAGCGATAGTTGATGATATTGACCACTTAAGTAATAGACGCGTACGTACAGTCGGAGAACAATTGTCAAACCAATTTGCTATTGGTTTAGCCCGTATGTCCCGAACTATTCGCGAAAGAATGAACGTCAGAGATAATGAAGTGTTTACTCCTATTGATTTGATCAATGCGAAGACTATTTCTTCAGTGATCAACACTTTCTTTGGAACAAATGCTCTATCTCAATTCATGGACCAGACAAACCCATTAGCCGAGATTACTCATAAAAGACGTATGTCTGCTCTTGGTCCTGGAGGATTATCACGTGAGCGAGCTGGTTTTGAGGTTCGTGACGTTCACTATACACACTATGGTCGACTTTGTCCAATTGAGACTCCTGAAGGTCCAAACATTGGTTTGATTTCGTCACTATGTGTATATGCCAAAATTAATGATCTTGGATTTATCGAGACACCATATAGAAAGGTTGCTGATAATAAAGTAGATATTACAGCAGAAGGACTCACCTACTTAACAGCTGAAGAAGAAGAAGGAAAAATTATCGCTCAGGGCAATGCTGTGTTAGATGATGATGGAAAATTTATTAATAATCGTATAAACAGCCGTCAAGATGCCGATTTTCCTGTTGTAGATCCTTCTGAAGTTGAATTAATGGATGTGGCACCTCAACAGATTGCATCTATTGCAGCATCATTGATTCCATTCTTGGAACATGATGATGCTAACCGTGCATTGATGGGTTCTAACATGATGCGTCAGGCAGTTCCACTGTTAAAATGCGAATCTCCGATTGTTGGTACTGGTATTGAAAGACAATTGGTACAAGATTCACGTACTCAGATTGCTGCAGAAGGTGACGGAATTATTGATTTTGTCGATGCAACAGTCATCAGAGTTCTTTATGATAGAACAGATGATGAAAGCTTTGTAAGTTTTAATAGCGCCCTAAAAGAATATAGAGTACCTAAATTCCGTAAGACTAACCAAAACATGACAATTGACCTTCGTCCTACTTGCTCAAAAGGACAAAGAGTTAAATCTGGAGATATTTTAACTGAAGGTTATTCTACACAAAATGGAGAACTTGCACTTGGTAAAAATCTGCTTGTAGCTTTCATGCCATGGAAAGGATATAATTATGAGGATGCTATCGTTCTTAACGAAAGAGTTGTTCGTGAAGATATACTAACTTCAGTGCATGTTGAAGAATATTCTTTAGAAGTTCGTGAAACTAAACGTGGTATGGAAGAATTAACTTCAGATATCCCTAACGTTAGTGAAGAAGCGACAAAAGATCTTGATGAAAATGGAATCGTCCGTATCGGTGCAAGAATTCAACCTGGAGATATCCTTATTGGTAAGATCACTCCAAAGGGCGAATCTGACCCTTCACCAGAAGAAAAACTTCTTCGTGCAATATTTGGAGACAAAGCTGGAGACGTAAAAGATGCATCATTAAAAGCATCTCCTTCTTTAAAAGGTGTTATCATTGATAAAAGACTCTTCTCTAGAGTTGTTAAGAATAGAAGTTCCAAGTTAGCAGACAAAGCATTGCTACCAAAAATTGATGACGAATTTGAAGCAAAAGTGGATGATTTAAAGTCAATCCTAATTGAGAAGCTTTTAATTTTAACAGAAGGGAAACCATCGCAAGGAGTAAAAGATTACTTAGGAGCAGACGTTGTTGCTAAAGGTGCAACCTTTACAGCCCCTATTCTTAGCAATCTAGACTACACTTCTATCCAGATAAGTAAGTGGACGGCTGACGCTCACAAAAATGATATGATTCGTGACTTGATTCTGAACTATTTGAAAAAATACAAAGAACTAGATGCTGAATTAAAACGCAAAAAGTTCAGTATCACAATTGGTGATGAACTGCCTGCTGGTATCATTCAAATGGCAAAGGTCTATATTGCTAAAAAACGTAAAATCAGCGTAGGTGATAAGATGGCAGGTCGTCATGGAAATAAGGGTATCGTTTCAAGAATTGTTAGACAAGAAGATATGCCATTCCTAGCTGACGGTACTCCTGTAGACATTGTTCTTAACCCGCTTGGTGTACCTTCCCGTATGAATTTAGGTCAGATATTTGAAACTGTACTTGGTTGGGCTGGTAAAGGATTAGGTGTTAAGTTTGCTACTCCAATCTTTGATGGTGCTACACTTGATAATATTACAGAATGGACAGACAAGGCAGGTGTACCTCGCTTTGGAAAGAGTTATCTGTGTGATGGTGGTACCGGCGATCGTTTTGACCAACCTGCTACTGTAGGTATAATTTATATGCTTAAATTAGGCCACATGGTTGAAGACAAAATGCACGCACGTTCTATCGGTCCATACTCTCTAATCACTCAGCAACCTCTTGGTGGTAAAGCACAATTTGGTGGTCAGCGTTTTGGAGAAATGGAAGTTTGGGCTTTGGAAGCATTTGGTGCATCGCACATTCTCCAAGAGATCCTAACAATAAAATCTGATGACGTGGTAGGACGCTCAAAGGCTTATGAAGCCATTGTTAAAGGTGATCCTATGCCACAACCTGGTATTCCAGAATCTCTAAATGTATTATTGCATGAATTAAGAGGTCTTGGACTAAGTATTAACTTAGAATAA
- a CDS encoding phosphatase PAP2 family protein, translating to MKHILLFVITTFLILNCNAQNWDINTLKRINGIDNSFVTGCSKALSKSEPYLAVGVPMVLGSYALMKNNRGLLDDAIYIGTSVAEAVVLTSGMKYAVDRERPFDRYPDLIEKRAFVSSASFPSGHTATAFSLATSLSLRYSKWYVIAPSYIWACSVGFARMNEGVHYPSDIFAGAVIGSGCAVVNVYVNKWLNKLLIPKTDPNIVNY from the coding sequence ATGAAACATATTCTTTTATTTGTAATAACAACATTTTTAATTCTTAACTGTAATGCTCAGAATTGGGATATTAATACCTTAAAAAGAATTAATGGAATTGATAATTCCTTTGTAACCGGATGCAGTAAGGCTCTTTCAAAGTCTGAACCTTATTTAGCAGTAGGTGTTCCTATGGTATTAGGAAGTTATGCTCTAATGAAAAATAATCGTGGATTATTGGATGATGCAATTTATATTGGCACTAGTGTTGCTGAAGCAGTTGTACTGACTTCTGGAATGAAATATGCTGTTGATCGTGAACGTCCTTTTGATCGATATCCAGATTTAATTGAAAAGAGGGCATTTGTCTCTAGTGCTTCTTTTCCTTCAGGGCATACAGCTACTGCATTTTCTTTAGCGACATCTCTTAGTCTCAGGTATTCAAAATGGTATGTCATCGCTCCAAGTTACATTTGGGCTTGCTCGGTTGGGTTCGCAAGAATGAATGAGGGAGTTCACTATCCTTCTGATATTTTTGCGGGTGCTGTTATTGGTTCCGGATGTGCAGTAGTTAATGTCTATGTAAACAAATGGCTGAATAAATTGCTTATTCCTAAAACTGATCCTAACATTGTTAATTATTAA
- the rplL gene encoding 50S ribosomal protein L7/L12: MADLKAFAEQLVNLTVKEVNELATILKDEYGIEPAAAAVAVAAGPAAGAAVAEEKTSFDVVLKSAGSAKLQVVKAVKEQCGLGLKEAKDLVDAAPSVVKEAVAKADAETLKKALEEAGAEVELK, from the coding sequence ATGGCAGATTTGAAAGCTTTTGCAGAACAATTAGTTAACTTGACAGTAAAAGAAGTTAATGAACTTGCTACTATCCTTAAAGATGAATACGGTATTGAACCTGCTGCTGCAGCTGTTGCTGTTGCTGCTGGTCCTGCTGCAGGTGCAGCTGTTGCTGAAGAAAAAACATCTTTTGATGTAGTATTGAAAAGTGCAGGTAGCGCAAAATTACAAGTAGTTAAAGCAGTTAAAGAACAATGTGGTCTTGGCTTGAAAGAAGCTAAAGATTTAGTTGATGCTGCCCCTAGCGTAGTTAAAGAAGCTGTTGCTAAAGCAGATGCTGAAACATTGAAAAAAGCATTGGAAGAAGCTGGAGCTGAAGTTGAACTTAAATAA
- the rpoC gene encoding DNA-directed RNA polymerase subunit beta', which yields MAFRKENKIKSNFSKISIGLASPEEILENSSGEVLKPETINYRTYKPERDGLFCERIFGPIKDYECHCGKYKRIRYKGIVCDRCGVEVTEKKVRRERMGHIQLVVPVAHIWYFRSLPNKIGYLLGLPTKKLDSIIYYERYVVIQPGIKEADGINAYDLLSEEEYLDLLEALPRDNQYLEDTDPNKFIAKMGAEAIYDLLSRLDLDSLSYELRHKAGNDSSQQRKNEALKRLQVVESFRASKGRNKPEWMIVRIVPVIPPELRPLVPLDGGRFATSDLNDLYRRVIIRNNRLKRLIEIKAPEVILRNEKRMLQESVDSLFDNSRKSSAVKTDANRPLKSLSDSLKGKQGRFRQNLLGKRVDYSARSVIVVGPELRMHECGIPKLMAAELYKPFVIRKLIERGIVKTVKSAKKIVDRKEPVIWDILEYVMKGHPVLLNRAPTLHRLGIQAFQPKMIEGKAIQLHPLACTAFNADFDGDQMAVHLPLSNEAVLEAQMLMLASHNILNPANGAPITVPSQDMVLGLYYITKLRKGAKGEGLTFYGPEEATIAYNEGKVDIHAIINVIVKDIDENGNIVDTLMKETSVGRVIVNEIVPNEVGYINRIISKKSLREIIGDVIKVCGVAKTADFLDGIKNLGYRMAFVGGLSFNLDDIIIPKEKQELVQRGYDDVEQVVNNYNMGFITNNERYNQVIDIWTHVNSELSNILMKTISTDDQGFNSVYMMLDSGARGSKEQIRQLSGMRGLMAKPQKAGAEGGQIIENPILSNFKEGLSVLEYFISTHGARKGLADTALKTADAGYLTRRLVDVSHDVIINEEDCGTLRGLICTELKNNEDVIATLYDRILGRVSVHDIIHPTTGELLVAGGEEITEDIAKKIEDSPIESVEIRSVLTCESKKGVCVKCYGRNLATNRIVQRGEAVGVIAAQSIGEPGTQLTLRTFHAGGTAANIAANAGVVARYKGRLEFEELRTVETVDETGETVKVVVGRLAELRIVDINTNIVLSTHTIPYGSKLYASEGEIVEKGKHICKWDPFNAVIITEATGKIEFESVIENITYKVESDEATGLREYIIIESRDKTKVPSAHIMDENGELIRTYNFPVGGHVVIENGQKVKSGDILVKIPRAVGKAGDITGGLPRVTELFEARNPSNPAVVSEIDGEVTMGKIKRGNRELIVTSKTGEVKKYLVSLSKQILVQENDYVRAGTPLSDGATTPADILAIKGPTAVQEYIVNEVQDVYRLQGVKINDKHFEIIVRQMMRKVQINEPGDTRFLEQQIVDKMEFMEENDHIWGKKIVVESGDSQNLQPGQIVTARKLRDENSMLKRRDMKLVEVRDAIAATSTQILQGITRAALQTKSFMSAASFQETTKVLNEAAINGKIDKLEGMKENVICGHLIPAGTGQREFEKIIVGSKEEYDRILANRKTVLDYSEVE from the coding sequence ATGGCTTTTAGAAAAGAAAATAAGATAAAGAGTAATTTCTCGAAAATCTCAATTGGTTTAGCTTCTCCGGAGGAAATCCTTGAGAATTCGAGTGGTGAAGTTTTGAAGCCTGAAACAATCAACTATCGTACATATAAACCTGAACGTGATGGTTTATTTTGTGAACGTATTTTTGGTCCAATTAAGGATTATGAATGTCATTGTGGTAAATACAAAAGAATTCGCTACAAAGGAATCGTTTGCGATCGATGCGGTGTTGAAGTTACTGAAAAGAAAGTAAGACGTGAACGCATGGGACATATTCAATTAGTTGTCCCAGTTGCCCATATCTGGTATTTCCGCTCACTTCCAAATAAGATCGGTTACTTACTAGGTTTACCTACTAAGAAGCTTGATTCTATCATTTACTATGAGCGTTATGTTGTCATTCAGCCTGGAATAAAAGAGGCAGACGGCATTAATGCTTATGATTTACTGTCTGAAGAAGAATATTTAGATCTTCTTGAGGCTCTTCCAAGAGATAATCAGTATTTAGAAGATACAGACCCTAACAAGTTTATAGCTAAAATGGGAGCTGAAGCTATCTACGATTTATTATCTCGTCTTGACTTAGATTCGTTGTCTTATGAATTAAGACATAAAGCAGGAAATGACTCTTCACAACAACGCAAAAATGAAGCATTGAAGCGCTTGCAAGTAGTGGAATCTTTCAGAGCCTCTAAGGGGCGTAATAAGCCAGAATGGATGATCGTACGTATAGTACCGGTTATTCCTCCTGAATTAAGACCTTTGGTTCCGCTAGATGGTGGTCGTTTTGCTACATCAGATCTAAATGATTTATATCGTCGTGTAATCATCCGTAACAATCGTCTTAAGCGATTGATAGAAATCAAGGCCCCTGAAGTGATTTTGCGTAATGAGAAGCGTATGTTGCAAGAATCTGTTGACTCATTATTCGACAATTCACGCAAATCAAGTGCTGTAAAAACAGACGCTAACCGTCCTTTGAAATCATTATCTGATAGCTTAAAGGGTAAACAAGGACGTTTCCGTCAAAACTTATTAGGTAAACGCGTTGACTACTCTGCACGTTCCGTAATTGTTGTTGGACCAGAATTGAGAATGCACGAATGTGGTATTCCTAAATTAATGGCTGCTGAATTGTACAAACCATTTGTCATTCGTAAACTGATTGAAAGAGGTATTGTCAAAACAGTTAAATCAGCGAAGAAAATTGTAGACCGCAAAGAACCAGTCATTTGGGATATTTTGGAATATGTGATGAAAGGTCACCCTGTTCTATTAAACCGTGCGCCAACGTTGCACCGTTTAGGAATTCAGGCATTCCAACCTAAAATGATTGAAGGAAAAGCTATTCAACTTCACCCACTTGCATGTACAGCGTTCAATGCTGACTTTGATGGTGACCAGATGGCTGTTCACTTACCTCTTAGTAATGAAGCTGTTTTAGAAGCTCAGATGTTGATGCTAGCATCACATAACATTCTAAATCCAGCTAATGGGGCTCCTATTACCGTTCCTTCACAGGACATGGTGCTTGGTTTGTATTATATTACAAAATTAAGAAAAGGTGCCAAGGGAGAAGGTCTTACTTTCTATGGACCAGAAGAAGCCACAATTGCATATAATGAAGGAAAGGTTGACATTCATGCTATTATCAACGTTATTGTTAAAGACATTGACGAAAATGGTAACATTGTTGATACCCTAATGAAAGAAACTTCTGTAGGACGTGTTATCGTAAATGAAATTGTTCCTAATGAAGTTGGATATATAAACAGAATTATTTCTAAAAAATCTCTTCGCGAGATTATCGGTGATGTAATTAAAGTTTGTGGAGTTGCTAAAACTGCAGATTTCCTTGATGGTATTAAGAATTTAGGTTATAGAATGGCATTCGTTGGTGGACTGTCTTTCAACTTAGATGATATTATCATTCCTAAAGAAAAGCAAGAATTAGTTCAACGTGGATATGATGATGTTGAGCAAGTTGTAAATAACTACAACATGGGATTCATCACCAACAACGAACGTTACAACCAAGTTATTGATATCTGGACACATGTAAATTCAGAATTATCTAACATCCTGATGAAGACTATTTCAACTGATGATCAAGGATTCAATTCTGTATACATGATGCTTGATTCAGGAGCACGTGGTTCTAAAGAACAGATTCGTCAGCTTTCAGGTATGCGTGGTTTGATGGCAAAACCTCAAAAGGCAGGTGCTGAAGGTGGTCAAATTATTGAAAACCCAATTCTTTCTAACTTTAAGGAAGGGCTATCAGTACTTGAGTACTTCATTTCAACCCACGGTGCTCGTAAAGGTTTGGCCGATACTGCTCTTAAAACGGCAGATGCCGGATACCTGACTCGTCGTTTAGTTGACGTTTCACACGACGTTATTATCAACGAAGAAGATTGCGGTACACTTCGCGGATTAATTTGTACAGAATTAAAGAATAACGAAGACGTTATTGCAACTCTATACGATAGGATTCTTGGTCGTGTATCTGTACATGATATCATCCACCCAACAACTGGCGAATTACTCGTTGCAGGAGGAGAAGAAATCACAGAAGATATTGCTAAGAAAATTGAAGATTCACCAATTGAAAGCGTAGAAATTCGTTCAGTATTGACTTGTGAATCTAAAAAAGGTGTTTGTGTTAAGTGTTACGGTCGTAACCTTGCTACTAACAGAATCGTCCAAAGAGGAGAAGCTGTTGGAGTTATCGCAGCCCAGTCTATCGGTGAACCAGGAACTCAGCTTACACTTCGTACTTTCCATGCCGGTGGTACTGCTGCTAATATTGCAGCAAATGCAGGTGTTGTTGCAAGATACAAAGGACGCTTAGAATTTGAAGAACTTCGTACTGTAGAAACGGTTGATGAGACAGGTGAAACTGTTAAAGTTGTGGTTGGACGTCTTGCAGAATTAAGAATAGTTGACATTAATACTAATATTGTTCTTTCAACACATACTATACCTTATGGTTCTAAATTGTATGCATCTGAAGGAGAAATTGTAGAAAAAGGCAAACATATCTGTAAATGGGATCCATTTAATGCAGTAATTATTACTGAAGCAACAGGTAAAATTGAATTTGAAAGTGTTATTGAAAACATCACATATAAGGTTGAATCTGACGAAGCAACAGGTCTTCGTGAATACATTATTATTGAGTCAAGAGATAAGACGAAAGTGCCTTCTGCCCATATTATGGATGAGAATGGTGAATTAATCCGTACTTATAACTTCCCAGTAGGTGGTCACGTTGTTATTGAGAATGGACAGAAAGTAAAATCTGGTGATATTCTTGTTAAAATTCCTCGTGCAGTTGGTAAAGCTGGTGATATCACCGGTGGTCTTCCTCGTGTAACTGAGCTATTCGAAGCACGTAATCCATCTAATCCAGCTGTTGTATCTGAAATTGATGGTGAAGTAACAATGGGCAAGATCAAACGTGGTAATCGTGAACTCATTGTAACATCTAAAACTGGTGAGGTTAAAAAGTACTTGGTTTCACTCTCTAAACAAATTCTTGTTCAAGAGAATGACTATGTACGTGCCGGAACACCACTTTCTGATGGAGCTACTACACCTGCAGATATCTTGGCTATCAAAGGACCTACTGCAGTTCAGGAATATATTGTGAATGAAGTGCAAGACGTTTACCGTCTACAGGGTGTAAAAATTAACGATAAACATTTTGAGATCATTGTGCGTCAGATGATGCGTAAAGTTCAGATAAATGAACCTGGAGATACTCGATTCCTTGAACAACAAATTGTTGACAAGATGGAATTCATGGAAGAAAATGATCATATCTGGGGCAAGAAAATTGTTGTTGAATCTGGAGATTCTCAGAATTTGCAACCTGGTCAGATCGTTACTGCTCGTAAGTTAAGAGACGAAAATAGTATGCTGAAACGTCGTGATATGAAATTAGTAGAAGTTCGTGATGCCATTGCCGCTACGTCTACTCAAATTCTACAAGGTATTACTCGTGCAGCACTTCAAACAAAGAGCTTTATGTCAGCTGCTTCCTTCCAGGAAACAACTAAGGTCTTAAATGAAGCTGCTATCAACGGTAAGATTGACAAACTTGAAGGTATGAAAGAAAATGTTATTTGTGGACATTTGATTCCAGCTGGAACTGGTCAGCGTGAATTTGAAAAGATTATCGTCGGTTCAAAAGAAGAATATGATCGTATTTTGGCCAATCGTAAAACAGTGTTAGACTACAGTGAAGTAGAATAA